From the genome of uncultured Methanobacterium sp.:
TCTTTATCACTCATTCTGTCAATTTCCAGTCCCAAATATCTGGCAATTTCTCTGTATTTTTTAGGTTCTGATTCAAAGTTGAATTCAACCACCTGATCAAGGAGTAGTGCATTGCATTCTCCGTGAGGTAAATCCAGTAAACCTCCAAGACTATGTGCCATTGCATGAACCAAGCCCAAACTTGCATTAGAAAATGCTAATCCTGCATGTAAAGAGCTTAACATCATTTTACCCCTCAAATCAATATTATAAAGATCATTGCTGACCGGGATCAAATTTGCTGCAACCAGTTTGATGGCTTCCATTGCATGGAGATCAGTGATGGGGGAACTGGCATTGGAGACAAATGCCTCCATTGCATGGCTTAAAACATCAAATCCTGTGGCAATAGTTAATGATTTATCTAGGGTAAGTGTTGTTTCCGGATCAATTAAGGCCACATCCGGTACCACAGTTTTACTGACTATGGCCATTTTTAATTTTCTCCGGGAATCAGTTATTATGGCAAACTGTGAGACATCAGCTGCACTTCCTGCAGTTGTGGGGATGCATATGAGGGGCGGAGATGGAATTTGGACTTTGTCCACACCTTCAAATTCATTTACCTCTTTTCTGTTGGAGCTGACAATCCCAATGGCCTTGGCACAGTCCATTGGACTTCCCCCACCCACTGCCACAATGAAGTTGCAATTTTCATTTAGGTAAACATCAGCTCCTTCCATAACCTGAAGTGAGGTGGGGTTCGATTTAATATCGGAATATATCTTATAATCAATTTTTTCATCTTTTAAAGCACCTATAACCGGATTAAGCAACCCCGAACCCCGAATATGAGGGTCAGTGACAATCAACACTTTTCGGGCTCCAAAATTTTTAGCATATCTCCCCACCAGTAACCGTGCACCTGAACCAAAGATAAATTCAGGAGCCACAAATTTACGTAATTCCAATACATTTCCCATGGGATTCACCAAAAATCAAGCATTACTGCAGTACATCTCTTAAATTTTCTTTACTGATGTTAACTAATTTTTTCAAAAATATCTAACTATAACAATATTTTTATAGATTCCCCACTAATTAATAATTCCCATTGATATTCTTTTACAACTTAATATTCCTTTAAATTATATTCAGGGATATTTTAAAGAGATAATAAATGGTTTGAATTGGATTATATTGGAAATTACTTACAGTTATCAATGAAAAGTTGATATGAATGTTGAGTGAATATTTTATTAATAGCAGAAATTTTTGTTAATAGCAGAAATTCCTGGAATAATTAGGGAAAGGTTAATATATCATACTTTAGTAAATCATTATATCTGGAGATGAAGACTTAAGTTGAGACTTTTTTACGCTCCAATAGGAATATATTTTTATGATATTTCCGTAACTTATTTGTAAATAGATAGAAAGTTAAGCTAATAGAGGTGAATTTAAATGGCAATTTGGCAAGGAACATCCGTGAGAAAAGCTACAGGCGCACGGGCTAAGACTAATCGTAACAAGAGAAAAATGGAATTCGGTAGGGAACCTGCAGAAACCAAAATCGGGGACCGTAAAATCAAGACCATAAGAACCAAAGGTGGTAACGAGAAGATACGACTCACCAATGAGGAGAAAATCAATGTGGTTGATCCTAAAACCAAAAAGGTGCAGTTAGCCGAAATTACCAGTGTGGTGGAAAACCATGCTAACACTCACTTCGTAAGAAGAAATATTATCACCAAAGGTGCTGTTGTTGAAACCAGTGCAGGTAAGGTTAAAGTAACCTCTCGCCCGGGTCAAGATGGCATTATCAACGGTATCCTCATTGAAGAAGAATAGGTTTAATCCTATTTGATACCTTTTTTTTGATTATAACCCCAAAATATCTAAAACTATTATTTAATATTCATTCATACCCTCATAATCATAACATTTACTAACAATCGGGAATTTGAATTATACTATTGGGTGTAACCATTGCACAAATCTATTAAAGAAAACGTAGATCAATTTCTACTTTCAGTTAACCATGAATTACCCCCAGGAATGGAACTGGAATTCGAAGGATTCTATGAAAGGGGTTTTTTTGTCACCAAAAAAAGGTACGCCCTGATACAGGATGATAAGATTGTGGTTAAGGGTTTGGAGTTAGTTAGAAGGGATTGGGCTCCGGTTGCCAAAAAAACTCAGGAAAAAGTGATGATGGCTATTTTAAAGGATGCATCCCCTGAAAAAGCTGCCAAAATCCTTAAAGAAGTCATTGGCCAGATTAAAAATGGTGAAACACCCCTTGAAGATCTGGTAATACACACCCAACTTACCAAAAATCCCGATAAATACAAACAAAAGGCACCACATGTTCTTGCTGCTAAGAAAGCCATTGAAAGAGGCCGAAAAGTGGGACGTGGTACTATAATACGGTATATCGTGATTAAAGGAAGGGGTCCCATAAGCCAACGCGCAGAACCATTAGAAGACGTGGATGTGGCAAACTACGATCCTAACTACTACATTGACAATCAGGTCCTGCCAGCAGTTTCCAGGATAATTGACTCGCTGGGTTATTCTCATGACGAAATTGTTCATCAGGAAAAGCAGAGTAGTTTAGATGCCTTTTTCAACTGAGGATCCTTCAGTCCTAATCCGTGAATTCAAATTAGGGATACATTTCTTAGGATACATTTTATCTCAATCTATAATTATTAATTAGATGATTCAAGATTACAAATTTGATGAATAAAATGGAAATAAATTTTTTGAATAAAAAAATTAATGTTAAAAAAAGGTTAGGGTGGGTGTAAATGATCAAGGCTGTTTTTTTTGATATAGACGATACACTGTATGATACATCTGGTTTTGCCAAACGAGCCCGTAAAGCTGCTTTACAAGCCATGATCGATGCGGGTTTACCACTATCACAACAGGAAGCTTACCTTCTTTTGAGGAAGATCATCAAAGAGAAGGGATCCAACTACGATAAACACTTCAACATTTTAACCAAGAGGGTTATGGGTGAAGAAAAACCTTTGCTCATTGCTCTAGGTATGATCACTTATCATAACGTTAAATTCGCTCTTTTAAGACTTTTCCCAGACACCATGTCCACATTGATATACCTTAAAAAAAGTAATTACCAATTGGGAGTCATTTCCAATGGTTTAACCATTAAACAGTGGGAAAAACTCATCCGACTGGGCCTTTATCACTTCTTCGAGGAAGTAGTAACATCCCAGGAGGCTGGTTCTGAAAAACCAGACCGTGAAATATTCCAGCTTGCCCTGGATCGAATGGGATGCCAGGCAGAAGAATCAGTTATGGTTGGAAACAAATTCAGTGAAGACATATTAGGGGCAACCCAAGCAGGTATGTCCGCCATACTGGTCAACTCTAAATTAACTGAAGCTGAAAAAGAACTTATCAAAAGAGAGGGTTTGAAAGTTACCGTGGTTTCAGACATTAACAATGTGAAAACTATCCTTTAATTTGGGAATTATTATTAACCGGGGTCTGAAAATTTATACCAGAAAATGGTCTGAAAATTTATACCGATAATGGTCTGAAAATAAAAAAATATACTAATATATTCTAAAAACTGAATATATGCATAATCATAATCTAAAATCCGAATAAAAATTTTCGGTGGTTTACAATGAATTACTATCACGACGAAAAGATGGAAAAAATTTTCAATGCATTGAAACAACCCAAAAATCTGGATGACCTTCAGCTTTCAGACAGTTTTGTCAAGGGATTAATACTAAAAATCATTAGCAGCTATGGCACAGTGAAAACCAGTACTATCAATGAATTAACAGGTATTCACTGGGACATCCTGGAGGAAAGCTTAAGTAAAATGGAAAAAAGTGGTTTTTGCGCTCCTGTAAGTGGAGGATTCCTATTTTCCAGTGTTGAATACACTATAACTAAGAAAGGACGTGAGAAAGTTCGAGGGATTGCCGAAGAAAATCCTTATATTGGTATTGCTCCGGTTCCCTACGAAGAGTACTTTCAGATCATGAAGATCCAAATACAAAATCGTTATCCCCTTGAAATACCTCCTGAAGTAGTGGAAGAAACTTTCCATGAAGTGGTGGGGGTGGATTATGCAAAAGAAGCTCTTATTGAATCATGCATAATTAGTAAGGGAATTTTCGTCTATGGTCCTCCTGGAACCGGTAAAACATTCATCATCAGTACCATGCCCGATCTCTTACCTCCACTGGTGATTCCCAAATACATAGAGTTCGGTGGAAAAATTATACAACTTTACGATCCTGATTTTCATAAGATATGCAAAGAACAACCCACTGATCCCCGTTGGGTTAAAATTTATGCCCCATTTGTTTTAACTGGTGCTGAATTAAGCTTAAACAAATTAGAAACTAATTATGATCCTAACAAGGGTGTTTATGAAACTTCTCCACTGATTAAAGCCAATGGAGGTATCCTGCTAATTGATGACCTGGGAAGACAGCGTGATGATCATGAACTCATCCTCAACCGCCTAATTGTGCCCATGGAAAACAAGAAAGATGTGGTTTACGTGCGTGGTATCCCAGTTATTTTGCACACCCATTTTATTCCAGCATTCTCCACCAACCTGGATATCAGTATCATGGATGAAGCACACCTTCGACGTGCCCCCCTTCACATTTTCCTTCAAAATCCAAAAATTGAAGAAGTTACCGAAGTTTTCCGCAGAAACCTTGAGGATCTCAACGAAGGTTTTCAACCGAACGTACTGACCAGATTCATGGAAGTGTACCAGTCTAAAAAAGATGGAGGGGAAGGATTACAACCCAGTTTCGCCCATGCTCGTGATGTAGCCCAGATCTGTCAATCAGTGCGCATTAACATGGGAAAAGATATTATAGATGTTGAAGTACTGGAAGCAGCTCTGGATAAGCACGTTCTGGTGGTTTTACAGAGGCTGAATATTGACATAGCCCAGATTTCTCATAAAACTCGTTCATTCCGGTTGAAGACCGATGATCTGGAAAAAACTTACCATGAACTATCCCATTATGGTGCCAGCCTGGTATGCTACGAGAATAATTCAATACTCACTGATGTGGATGAAAGCACCAGTCCTGTAGAATTAGTAGATTACTTGTGCAGTAAAGACATCAAAGTTGAAAGTATTGATTTAATCGCAGAATCCGAGAAAGAACTGAGGAGAACTCTTTTAAACTGGTGATCAACATTCTTGGATTGTGAAGTGCCAGAAACAGAGTTTTTACCAGGAAAAAGCTAATCAAAGCATATTATGATCGCTTAATGGCCCGGGAGTTAGAGATGAACTGGAGTTAGAGATGAACTGAAGTGAATATGAACTCTTTCAGAGGGTAAAGGACTGTGAGGATCGTTCCCTGTCCTGGTACATGATCCTCCAATACTGCCTATGAGCAGTTGAATACTATAAAATCATATTTAAATTGGGTTCTTCTTCTTTTTGGCGTACCAAATAACCATTTTGGATTAACTTTGAATATTTATACTTTGAATATTTATTATAAGACTCGATGTCTGTAAACCTTGAATGAACATTCCTATCTTTATACCGGAATTCAGCTGATACAATACCCAACTTTTCAGATTCAGTTATTATTCCATCTTTTTCAAGAAGTTCTTTTGTTTTTGTGACTTCATCAACATTCTGAAAAACACCAAGACATGGAATTTTTTCATAGTCATAAATGAAATTGATAATTGGAATTGTAACCGGGGCAAATTCATGTGTAACAGGGGGTGATACCGGTCCTGTTTTTAAACTGAAGATAACATCGGTTAATATGATATCCATTTTGGATTCATCAACCCCGTATTCTGCAACAACCTTATTGATTATATCTAAATATTTTTCAGTTATTTGGGGTATGTCAATTTCATCCACTTTATCAAACCTCCCAAAGTAAGTCCCATTAACTATACATTATACATCTTTTTTAACAATTAAAGCTTTGGAATATTTAGATTTTTTTAATTAAAACTAGCTAACACGCTAAAACTTAAAAAAAATGGAGTAAAAAGTTATGTTAGATATAAGCAACACGCAGGTGATAGAAAAAAACCAACTTTCAGTCGTTGAAGATGTTCTCCAGTTCTTCATATATATTTACATGTAACCATGTCTTATGGAAAAAAAGAGGATAAATTCACCTACCAAATTAGAGACATAGCATGAATAAATTTCTAACTAATAATAATAATATTGCCATATATAAATTTCATTTTAATAAATGTGGAAGAGCAACACATTTATAAGGAACCACTATTCTAAATATTTATAAGGAACCACTATTCTAAATAAATTAAACCTATAGAAATATTTAGGAACCCCTGGAAATATCCTGGAAAACCTCAATTAATATGTAACATAATTAAAATTAATAAAAAAAACTCCATATTTTAAAAAAAACTCAGAAATTGGAGTTTCTACACAAAATAAAACATTTAGAAGGGGAGTATATATAAGAAATTTTCCAGACACTGGTCAATTTCAAATATAAATATTATTTAAGAAAAATTTTAGGGAGAATTTTATTTGAAGAAATATATTATTATGGGTATTGCTATTCTGGCTGTAGTTGCACTGGTTATTACAGTAACATCAGGCAGTACCAATACCGAAACCAAACACTACCAGAATGGGGAAATTTCTTTTAATTACCCGGCCAGTTGGCAGCAGGTTCAAACGCAAGGATCTCAAATAGCTGCCTTTAAGGACCCAGAAACTGGCATGAATGTGACTGTAAGCAGACAGGTTATGCCCGCAGGATACAATGCCTCAAAGGATTTTGTTCCAGACCTAGTTAAACAGGCCGAAAGTAATCTTAAACTCACATCCAGCAATAAAATTGATTTAAATGGAACTTCAGGGTATGATAACACTTACCAAGTTCAAAAAAATGGTTCTACCACCCAACAGAGAGAATTATGGGTAAACACCAATGGAGCTCTTTACAGTGTCATATTCAGTTATCCTGATGAAGGGTTTAAGATAGAATCTTTACTGAATGGGTTTAAAGGATCAGAGAGTAGCACAGCATTTAATACCATTAAAAACAGCCTGAAGATCAACTCCGCCAAACTGACGGATACATTTGCCTTTGGAACTGTGACCATACCCCGACTGGGAGTAACCTGGAATATACGCTCCGACACTTTAAACGCGATGGGTGCGGTTTATCATTACTCTGCACCAGGCGATACTTTATCCAAAAGTTTCTATCCTGGTCAATTAGGTTCAGTGGGATTACTCGGACACCACACACGGTATTCGGCTCCATTCAATCATATTGAAAACATGCAGGTAGGGGATAAAGTCTACATCAACGACTATTTGACCCAGAAGAAATACACCTACCAGGTGGTTTCCAACAATGATATACGGTACGATTATACCACCAACGTCATTACATTCCCTGCAGGTAAAAAAGAATTGGTACTGGGAACCTGCTGGCCTCCAGGTTATACATCAGCAGAAAGGTACGTTCACTGTAATTTAACTGCAGTAGACCCATTATAAGCATATGAAAAGGATCTAAAAGATCTTTTTTCAACTATTTTTTTATTTTTAGAAAAAATAAGTCAAATAATTTTAAGTCAAATAATTTCTAAAGACAAGCATCCCTCCTTAAAACAAGATAGTTAGATTGATAAAAGGAAATATAATAACCTATTTATAGTTCTTAGCTCTAGATAGATTATAAATTAGATATAAATTAAATCAAGGTTATTAAATATAGATTGGATCAAGGTCATGAATATGAAAAAAGCATTCATCATTTTACCCGTGGCAATACTCTTAATTTTATTTATTGCATTATTTCCCATATTTTCAGTAACTAATAACAATTCAAGTGGTGAAAATGTTACAGGAAACCAGAATGTAACTACCAATGCATCTTCACCAGAGAAAGTGGCATTTATAATACCCCACCCTGATGATGAGACTATTGGTGCCGGGGGAACCGTCCAGAGAATTATGGAGAATGGATCTACAGTTCACTTTGAGCTCATGACCTCCGGTGATGCCATAACATCCAAATTACTTAGCGTGACCAACTACTACAATGTAGCAATTCCTGCAAATGCTACTGCAGAGGATAAAAAGAAATTAATAAGAGAAGATTCCTTTAAACAGGTCATGTCCGTTTGGGGCTGTACTAATTATAATATACAGAGCTATGAGGATGGTGGATTGAATGCAAATGCAGTATTTACCACCATGGAAAATTTGTATCTCAAGGATGGATACACCGTCTTTTACACCACCACTGGAGATGGAAATGGTGACCACCTGGCCTGTCAGCAGGGAATGGCAATGATGAAGGAGAAGTATCCCAACCTGAAGTACAGACAGTTCCCCATCTATTATTACCATGCCATTAGAGCAGCTACCAGTGCATTAACCAATAACTACACCGATGTAAACGTTAATAAGTACGCAACCAAAAAGAAAAGCGCCTTCCAGGTTTATTACAACATACACACCATCCTTAACACATTCTATCCATACAGTGATGGTTTATACAGTATTGGGCCTGAAAGGATTTATTACATAAATTAAGTTGTATCTGAGTAATTAGTTGCATCTGAGTAATTTAAGTTGTATCTGATAAGTTAAGTTAAATTAATGTATTTAATGATTTATCTGCTGATTTAACTCTACTTTACTCTAACTTTACTTATACTCAATTTAAAATAAATATTAAAAAATTTCACCAAAAGTTGTTAATAGATTGCAGAAGATAAGGATTTATAGAATAGAATTAAAATAAAATTAAAATAATGAATAGAATTAAAAAATAATAATTACTAACTTATAAAGAAAATTAGCAACTTATAGAATCATGATGGAGATTTGATAACATGGCGGATGCAGTTATATTTGGATCATTACTTTACTCCCACATACTTCCACCTAT
Proteins encoded in this window:
- the ercA gene encoding alcohol dehydrogenase-like regulatory protein ErcA, with protein sequence MGNVLELRKFVAPEFIFGSGARLLVGRYAKNFGARKVLIVTDPHIRGSGLLNPVIGALKDEKIDYKIYSDIKSNPTSLQVMEGADVYLNENCNFIVAVGGGSPMDCAKAIGIVSSNRKEVNEFEGVDKVQIPSPPLICIPTTAGSAADVSQFAIITDSRRKLKMAIVSKTVVPDVALIDPETTLTLDKSLTIATGFDVLSHAMEAFVSNASSPITDLHAMEAIKLVAANLIPVSNDLYNIDLRGKMMLSSLHAGLAFSNASLGLVHAMAHSLGGLLDLPHGECNALLLDQVVEFNFESEPKKYREIARYLGLEIDRMSDKEVKKALINGIHDLKDEADINHSLGDVGVTNDDIPELARKAMNDACIITNPRRPTQNDVEEIFKNAL
- a CDS encoding 30S ribosomal protein S8e; translation: MAIWQGTSVRKATGARAKTNRNKRKMEFGREPAETKIGDRKIKTIRTKGGNEKIRLTNEEKINVVDPKTKKVQLAEITSVVENHANTHFVRRNIITKGAVVETSAGKVKVTSRPGQDGIINGILIEEE
- a CDS encoding DNA polymerase domain-containing protein, coding for MHKSIKENVDQFLLSVNHELPPGMELEFEGFYERGFFVTKKRYALIQDDKIVVKGLELVRRDWAPVAKKTQEKVMMAILKDASPEKAAKILKEVIGQIKNGETPLEDLVIHTQLTKNPDKYKQKAPHVLAAKKAIERGRKVGRGTIIRYIVIKGRGPISQRAEPLEDVDVANYDPNYYIDNQVLPAVSRIIDSLGYSHDEIVHQEKQSSLDAFFN
- a CDS encoding TIGR02253 family HAD-type hydrolase yields the protein MIKAVFFDIDDTLYDTSGFAKRARKAALQAMIDAGLPLSQQEAYLLLRKIIKEKGSNYDKHFNILTKRVMGEEKPLLIALGMITYHNVKFALLRLFPDTMSTLIYLKKSNYQLGVISNGLTIKQWEKLIRLGLYHFFEEVVTSQEAGSEKPDREIFQLALDRMGCQAEESVMVGNKFSEDILGATQAGMSAILVNSKLTEAEKELIKREGLKVTVVSDINNVKTIL
- a CDS encoding ATP-binding protein translates to MNYYHDEKMEKIFNALKQPKNLDDLQLSDSFVKGLILKIISSYGTVKTSTINELTGIHWDILEESLSKMEKSGFCAPVSGGFLFSSVEYTITKKGREKVRGIAEENPYIGIAPVPYEEYFQIMKIQIQNRYPLEIPPEVVEETFHEVVGVDYAKEALIESCIISKGIFVYGPPGTGKTFIISTMPDLLPPLVIPKYIEFGGKIIQLYDPDFHKICKEQPTDPRWVKIYAPFVLTGAELSLNKLETNYDPNKGVYETSPLIKANGGILLIDDLGRQRDDHELILNRLIVPMENKKDVVYVRGIPVILHTHFIPAFSTNLDISIMDEAHLRRAPLHIFLQNPKIEEVTEVFRRNLEDLNEGFQPNVLTRFMEVYQSKKDGGEGLQPSFAHARDVAQICQSVRINMGKDIIDVEVLEAALDKHVLVVLQRLNIDIAQISHKTRSFRLKTDDLEKTYHELSHYGASLVCYENNSILTDVDESTSPVELVDYLCSKDIKVESIDLIAESEKELRRTLLNW
- a CDS encoding sortase — protein: MKKYIIMGIAILAVVALVITVTSGSTNTETKHYQNGEISFNYPASWQQVQTQGSQIAAFKDPETGMNVTVSRQVMPAGYNASKDFVPDLVKQAESNLKLTSSNKIDLNGTSGYDNTYQVQKNGSTTQQRELWVNTNGALYSVIFSYPDEGFKIESLLNGFKGSESSTAFNTIKNSLKINSAKLTDTFAFGTVTIPRLGVTWNIRSDTLNAMGAVYHYSAPGDTLSKSFYPGQLGSVGLLGHHTRYSAPFNHIENMQVGDKVYINDYLTQKKYTYQVVSNNDIRYDYTTNVITFPAGKKELVLGTCWPPGYTSAERYVHCNLTAVDPL
- a CDS encoding PIG-L family deacetylase; the protein is MKKAFIILPVAILLILFIALFPIFSVTNNNSSGENVTGNQNVTTNASSPEKVAFIIPHPDDETIGAGGTVQRIMENGSTVHFELMTSGDAITSKLLSVTNYYNVAIPANATAEDKKKLIREDSFKQVMSVWGCTNYNIQSYEDGGLNANAVFTTMENLYLKDGYTVFYTTTGDGNGDHLACQQGMAMMKEKYPNLKYRQFPIYYYHAIRAATSALTNNYTDVNVNKYATKKKSAFQVYYNIHTILNTFYPYSDGLYSIGPERIYYIN